Proteins found in one Macrobrachium nipponense isolate FS-2020 chromosome 4, ASM1510439v2, whole genome shotgun sequence genomic segment:
- the LOC135211454 gene encoding uncharacterized protein LOC135211454 — MGNAIAYLGKDTLRVPRGQTLGEDFTAELVQPFRRRGRTVTTDNFFTTLPLALSLADDGMYLCGTIRQKPYIPKELSESAFPVKDSVAVFNYEHNLTLQCQQVSVTKKVMLLNSLHHDPSEIERRKTIIQMFYNVAKGGVDTFDQMCSTSNCAHKTRR, encoded by the coding sequence ATGGGTAATGCCATTGCTTACTTGGGGAAGGACACCTTGAGGGTGCCGAGAGGACAGACGCTGGGAGAGGATTTCACGGCTGAGCTTGTGCAACCTTTTCGCCGGAGGGGCCGCACAGTGACGACTGATAACTTCTTTACAACCTTACCTCTCGCCTTATCACTCGCTGACGATGGCATGTATTTGTGTGGCACCATTCGGCAGAAACCTTATATTCCTAAGGAACTTTCTGAGAGTGCGTTTCCCGTCAAGGACTCAGTGGCCGTGTTCAATTACGAACACAATTTGACTCTCCAGTGTCAGCAAGTCAGTGTGACTAAGAAGGTGATGCTGTTGAATTCCCTGCATCATGATCCGTCTGAGATCGAGAGAAGGAAGACGATTATTCAGATGTTTTATAATGTAGCGAAAGGGGGTGTAGACACATTCGATCAGATGTGTTCTACATCAAATTGTGCTCATAAGACACGACGATGA